In Erigeron canadensis isolate Cc75 chromosome 7, C_canadensis_v1, whole genome shotgun sequence, one DNA window encodes the following:
- the LOC122608305 gene encoding uncharacterized protein LOC122608305, translating into MKTRVANVNLINLFRGKYGDGSQIIFWLDPWICDVSLKEECPILLKKDRDKKCLVREKFCFVVESFVSFETDIVEGLLEGESEERRKLNRILAGHPLKENRDTWVWIGNNKSGFNVKAVKEFLRKDKDYSDRFVFSWSKWVPKKGNIFMWRLAMDRLPTLEALKKRNCVPTWGHAAYVSSMKQSNTCFAHVRSPWRFGRRLERGARDLQNLNMECSVTWEQLLCYVV; encoded by the exons ATGAAAACAAGAGTGGCAAACGTTAACCTTATCAATCTTTTCAGAGGCAAGTATGGAGATGGCTCCCAAATCATATTTTGGCTAGACCCCTGGATTTGCGACGTATCCCTTAAGGAGGAGTGCCCGATTCTGTTAAAAAAAGATAGAGATAAAAAGTGTTTAGTTAGAgagaaattttgttttgttgttgaaaGTTTTGTTAGCTTTGAAACTGATATCGTCGAAGGCTTGCTCGAAGGTGAATCGGAAGAAAGAAGGAAGCTGAATAGAATCTTGGCTGGTCATCCACTTAAAGAGAATAGGGACACCTGGGTATGGATTGGAAACAACAAAAGTGGTTTCAATGTTAAAGCGGTCAAGGAATTCTTAAGAAAAGATAAGGACTATAGTGACAGATTTGTGTTTAGCTGGTCTAAATGGGTGCCGAAGAAAGGAAACATCTTCATGTGGAGACTGGCTATGGATCGGCTGCCCACACTTGAGGCTCTTAAAAAGAGGAATTGTGTTCCAACTTGGGGACATGCTGCCTATGTCAGTTCGATGAAACAATCGAACACTTGTTTTGCTCATGTACGATCTCCATGGAGATTTGGCAGAAGATTGGAACGTGGTGCAAG GGATTTGCAGAACTTGAATATGGAATGCTCCGTTACATGGGAGCAATTGCTGTGTTACGTGGTATGA